Proteins found in one Methanomicrobiales archaeon genomic segment:
- a CDS encoding ABC transporter ATP-binding protein yields the protein MIEIRNLRHRSLDIPSLAIPPGRTAVIGLNGSGKTTFLSLCVGIALPQGGSILLDGRPPRETDVGWVAEFPDRNMLFDRVSDEIASPLRFRFVPAPRIREAVERIAADVGISGLLARNPRSLSGGEKTLVALATALVSRPVVLVLDEFDSHLDAETLGEAERAIGRARVPYVLQCTQNPHVARSADRVLYMEAGRVRDLGALDRMFRAGDADRAAWELPA from the coding sequence ATGATAGAGATCCGGAACCTTCGCCATCGATCCCTGGATATCCCCTCTCTCGCGATCCCGCCGGGCAGAACGGCAGTGATAGGGCTGAACGGCAGTGGAAAGACCACGTTTCTCTCGCTCTGCGTCGGGATCGCTCTCCCGCAGGGCGGCTCGATCCTCCTGGATGGCCGTCCGCCCCGCGAGACGGACGTGGGATGGGTGGCGGAATTCCCGGATCGGAACATGCTCTTTGACAGGGTCTCCGACGAGATCGCATCGCCCCTGCGGTTCCGGTTCGTGCCTGCCCCGAGGATTCGGGAGGCGGTCGAGCGGATCGCGGCGGATGTCGGCATCTCGGGGCTGCTTGCCCGGAACCCCCGCAGCCTCTCCGGGGGCGAGAAGACTCTGGTCGCCCTCGCCACGGCGCTCGTCTCCCGCCCGGTAGTGCTCGTTCTGGACGAGTTCGACTCCCATCTGGACGCCGAGACCCTGGGGGAAGCGGAGCGGGCGATCGGGCGGGCTCGGGTCCCCTACGTCCTCCAGTGCACCCAGAACCCGCACGTGGCGCGTTCGGCAGACCGCGTGCTCTATATGGAGGCGGGACGGGTCCGAGATCTGGGGGCGCTGGATCGGATGTTCCGCGCCGGAGACGCGGATCGGGCAGCGTGGGAGTTACCGGCATGA
- a CDS encoding ATP-binding cassette domain-containing protein: protein MRITLDEVSLRRGEWQLMASGRFDLGIHQVSGRVGSGKSTLALLMGGLLEPEEGCIRMEGIRRRMLSFQFPEYHVTERSVAGEIASWGCDPDTVIAEAGLGGRGDEDPLLLSRGELKRLHLACILRCDCDLLLLDDPFCSLDWRGRRQVWDWIERRRGIVVVFTNERRVLPGVRWRWEIREGLLRSMDGSHPPAVDPPPFAGERGREERCGIPG from the coding sequence ATGAGAATCACCCTCGACGAGGTCTCCCTGCGGAGGGGGGAATGGCAGCTCATGGCCAGCGGCCGCTTCGACCTGGGCATCCACCAGGTCAGCGGGCGGGTGGGGAGCGGCAAGTCCACGCTCGCCCTCTTGATGGGCGGCCTGCTGGAACCCGAGGAGGGATGCATCCGAATGGAGGGCATCCGGCGGAGGATGCTCTCGTTCCAGTTCCCCGAGTACCACGTCACCGAGAGGAGCGTTGCGGGCGAGATCGCCTCCTGGGGCTGCGACCCGGACACCGTGATCGCCGAAGCCGGGCTCGGGGGAAGGGGGGACGAGGATCCCCTCCTCCTCAGCCGCGGGGAACTCAAACGGCTGCACCTGGCCTGCATCCTCCGGTGCGACTGCGACCTCCTCCTGCTGGACGATCCCTTCTGCTCCCTGGACTGGCGGGGCAGACGTCAGGTCTGGGACTGGATCGAGCGGCGGCGGGGGATTGTCGTCGTATTCACGAACGAGCGGCGTGTGCTCCCCGGGGTGCGCTGGCGGTGGGAGATACGGGAGGGGCTGCTCCGATCCATGGACGGGAGCCACCCTCCCGCCGTGGATCCGCCGCCCTTCGCGGGGGAGAGGGGGCGGGAGGAACGATGCGGGATCCCCGGCTGA
- a CDS encoding energy-coupling factor transporter transmembrane component T: MRDPRLRLLATVALSIAAYCSLAGAAAAGVWWLLFSGRTRSIPHPRALLSFIALLAVFSAAIHIGGGDGISYLVRFSVIALIAAWTFADRQPGELLDLSTWCLGERIGFEIGLVAEMSMRSLEVIAEDFERIRQAQGIKGVPWGVRSLVPAVSALIHAGLVRAEDQADLLAVRGYRRGGTSCPRFSREPMDVAAAASAILVGLALFVPAGDIFILLQRSF; encoded by the coding sequence ATGCGGGATCCCCGGCTGAGGCTGCTCGCCACGGTTGCCCTCTCCATCGCGGCCTATTGCAGCCTTGCGGGAGCGGCGGCCGCAGGTGTCTGGTGGCTCCTCTTCAGCGGGAGGACGCGATCCATCCCCCACCCCCGGGCGCTTCTTTCGTTTATCGCCCTTCTCGCTGTCTTCTCTGCCGCCATCCATATCGGCGGCGGGGACGGTATCTCTTACCTGGTGCGGTTTTCGGTCATCGCCCTGATCGCCGCCTGGACGTTCGCCGACCGCCAGCCGGGCGAGCTCCTGGATCTCTCCACCTGGTGTCTGGGGGAGCGTATCGGATTCGAGATCGGGCTCGTGGCTGAGATGAGCATGCGCTCGCTCGAGGTGATCGCGGAAGATTTCGAGCGGATCCGCCAGGCCCAGGGGATCAAGGGGGTGCCGTGGGGAGTGCGGAGTCTCGTGCCGGCCGTCTCGGCGCTGATCCACGCCGGGCTGGTGCGGGCGGAGGATCAGGCGGATCTCCTGGCGGTGCGGGGCTACCGGAGGGGCGGGACCTCCTGCCCCCGCTTCTCCCGCGAGCCGATGGACGTTGCGGCAGCTGCATCCGCAATTCTGGTTGGATTGGCGCTTTTTGTGCCAGCTGGTGATATTTTTATACTTTTACAAAGAAGTTTTTAG
- a CDS encoding pyruvate/oxaloacetate carboxyltransferase, producing the protein MTASSSSRVRITDTTLRDAHQSLIATRLRTEDLLPLARTLDDVGFFSVEAWGGATFDSAIRFLNDDPWERLRSLKEELKKTPIQMLLRGQNLVGYRHYPDDVVERFVDAACQNGVDIFRIFDALNDIRNMRKAMEEVKARGAHLQGAICYTISPVHTIPAFIEMARELYSLECDSICIKDMAGLIMPEAARELICGIKDEMDILVDLHSHSTSGVAPMSYQAAIDAGADILDTAMSPFALGTSQPPTESTVAALAGTARDTGIDLVALRKVRNQCLRIREKYAGLISPISERVDSDVLIYQLPGGMISNLYSQLKEQDALNRLEDVFAEIPRVREDLGYPPLVTPTSQIVGTQAVINVLVGGERYQNVTNEVKDYVRGLYGKPPAPIRDEIRERIIGSDPPITVRPADLLEPMYEKMKRDAVKAGLVKKEEDILTYILYPAIAPAFLRGERKAEVLPVKEAESKPPVDLPSSMEVEVDGEIFSVRILTVEGSAVTPTPKPHEKIPRGEMEGGVKSNMQGMVLEVVAATGTMVRKGDVLIVLEAMKMENPIHSPRDGRVGEIFVNQGDVVQPGDVLLVIE; encoded by the coding sequence ATGACTGCCAGCAGTTCTTCCCGAGTGCGCATCACCGACACCACGCTGCGGGATGCGCATCAATCGCTCATCGCCACCCGGTTGAGGACGGAAGATCTCCTTCCCCTGGCGCGAACCCTGGACGATGTGGGGTTCTTCTCCGTCGAGGCCTGGGGTGGAGCGACCTTCGACTCCGCGATCCGGTTCCTGAACGACGATCCCTGGGAGCGGCTGCGTAGCCTGAAGGAGGAGCTGAAGAAGACGCCCATCCAGATGCTCCTCCGCGGGCAGAACCTCGTCGGTTACCGCCATTATCCCGACGACGTGGTGGAGCGGTTCGTCGACGCCGCCTGCCAGAACGGCGTGGATATCTTCCGGATCTTCGACGCCCTGAACGACATCCGCAACATGCGGAAGGCGATGGAGGAGGTGAAGGCAAGAGGCGCCCACCTCCAGGGAGCCATCTGCTACACGATCAGCCCGGTGCATACCATCCCTGCCTTCATCGAGATGGCCCGGGAGCTCTACAGCCTGGAGTGCGACTCGATCTGCATCAAGGATATGGCCGGGCTGATTATGCCCGAGGCGGCGCGGGAGCTGATCTGCGGCATAAAAGACGAGATGGACATCCTGGTGGATCTCCACTCCCACTCGACAAGCGGCGTCGCCCCGATGAGTTACCAGGCGGCAATCGATGCCGGCGCGGATATCCTGGACACTGCCATGTCGCCGTTCGCTCTCGGGACTTCGCAGCCTCCCACCGAGAGCACGGTCGCCGCTCTCGCCGGCACGGCGAGGGACACGGGCATCGATCTCGTTGCCCTCCGAAAGGTGCGCAATCAGTGCCTGCGTATCCGCGAGAAGTACGCCGGCCTGATCAGCCCCATCTCCGAGCGGGTGGACAGCGATGTGCTGATCTACCAGCTGCCGGGCGGGATGATCTCCAACCTCTACTCGCAGCTCAAGGAGCAGGACGCCCTGAACCGACTGGAGGACGTCTTTGCCGAGATCCCGCGGGTGCGGGAGGATCTCGGCTACCCCCCGCTCGTTACCCCGACGAGCCAGATCGTGGGCACCCAGGCGGTCATCAACGTGCTCGTGGGCGGCGAACGCTATCAGAACGTGACGAACGAGGTGAAGGACTACGTGCGGGGGCTCTACGGGAAACCGCCGGCGCCCATCCGCGACGAGATTCGCGAACGGATCATCGGCAGCGACCCTCCCATCACGGTGCGGCCGGCGGATCTGCTCGAACCGATGTATGAGAAGATGAAGCGGGATGCGGTAAAAGCGGGGCTTGTCAAGAAGGAGGAGGATATCCTCACCTACATCCTCTACCCGGCCATCGCCCCCGCGTTCCTGCGGGGCGAGAGGAAAGCGGAAGTCCTGCCGGTGAAGGAGGCGGAGAGCAAGCCGCCCGTGGATCTCCCGAGCAGCATGGAGGTGGAGGTCGACGGCGAGATCTTCTCCGTGCGGATCCTCACTGTGGAGGGTTCCGCGGTCACACCGACGCCAAAGCCTCACGAGAAGATCCCCCGCGGCGAGATGGAAGGGGGCGTGAAGAGCAACATGCAGGGAATGGTGCTCGAGGTGGTGGCTGCGACCGGCACCATGGTCAGGAAGGGGGATGTCCTGATCGTCCTCGAGGCGATGAAGATGGAGAACCCGATCCACAGCCCGAGGGACGGCAGGGTCGGGGAGATATTCGTGAACCAGGGGGATGTGGTGCAGCCCGGCGACGTGCTGCTGGTGATCGAATGA